In a single window of the Elaeis guineensis isolate ETL-2024a chromosome 6, EG11, whole genome shotgun sequence genome:
- the LOC105033267 gene encoding subtilisin-like protease 4 has product MEIHKGTGFSMLAFFLACNALVAARSQLLPVVDPVGGNGRSQIQTYIVHVYPPEDFELLGAEQLENWHKSFLPNTTLDSGGPRLVYSYHSVISGFAARLTPDEVKAMERMEGFVSARPEQHLRLGTTYTPKFLGLDQYNSLWMKSNLGEGVIVGVLDSGIVPTHPSFDAEGMPEPPLKWRGCCQFNNARCNKWVPKPCNNKLIGAAVFGPSHTPHDEMGHGTHVAGIAAGSFVRGAQVLRQAQGTAAGVAPKAHLAVYKVCYIPANTNDYSCCERNLLAAIEKAIDDGVDVLSMSIFKKQKIHSSGIAQGSFRAMEKGIISVCCAGNQGGSDLGIVDNDAPWILTVGASSIDRVARATVRLGNGMEFDGESAYQPANFSSSTMMPIAYPGAIDTDVKKACQDGAFDGMNITGKIVLCGQAYNDPVNKGELVKAAGGAALIVLNQRWNNFTIRADPHVIPAAHLNHQDSLKVVNYFSTEKNPTATIVFKGTLYGARRAPAVASFSSRGPSLVNGGILKPDIIGPGVDILSAWHQEVGPDPSGDTDKIFNFAYGCSMATPHLAGVAALLKSSHPDWSPAAIKSAIMTTALTVDREGKPIADEASANMDPASFFAMGAGHVDPSKASDPGLIYDIKPEEYIGYLCGGLRYSEFEVFQVVGRQNQCSSVKHIAADQLNLPSISVNLGPGVTSSKIRTISRTVTNVGEANSVFSVKVDEPEGVSVKVTPQMLRFSGLNEEKSYTVELSTDGKPPGKYSEGQLRWISSKHVVRSPISVTF; this is encoded by the coding sequence ATGGAGATTCACAAAGGTACGGGCTTTTCCATGCTCGCCTTCTTCTTAGCATGCAATGCTCTGGTCGCCGCTCGCAGCCAGCTTCTTCCTGTAGTCGATCCAGTTGGCGGCAATGGGCGGAGCCAAATCCAGACGTACATCGTTCATGTTTATCCGCCCGAGGACTTTGAGCTCCTTGGCGCCGAACAGCTTGAGAATTGGCACAAATCCTTCTTGCCCAACACCACTCTTGATTCGGGTGGGCCGAGGCTGGTCTACTCGTACCACAGTGTGATCAGTGGGTTTGCAGCGAGGCTCACCCCGGATGAAGTGAAGGCCATGGAGAGAATGGAGGGGTTCGTGTCTGCACGACCAGAGCAGCACCTTCGTCTTGGCACGACCTATACCCCAAAATTCTTGGGGTTGGACCAATATAACAGCCTCTGGATGAAGTCCAATCTCGGCGAGGGGGTCATCGTAGGGGTGCTGGACAGCGGCATCGTCCCCACACATCCTTCGTTCGACGCCGAGGGCATGCCAGAACCCCCCTTGAAATGGCGTGGCTGCTGCCAGTTCAACAATGCCAGATGCAACAAGTGGGTCCCGAAGCCTTGCAACAACAAGCTCATAGGTGCCGCGGTCTTCGGGCCCAGCCACACGCCACACGATGAGATGGGGCACGGGACTCACGTCGCCGGCATTGCGGCTGGAAGCTTCGTCCGTGGTGCTCAAGTACTCCGTCAGGCCCAGGGCACCGCAGCCGGCGTGGCCCCGAAAGCTCATCTGGCGGTCTACAAGGTGTGCTACATACCCGCCAACACAAATGATTACAGCTGCTGTGAACGCAATTTATTAGCCGCCATCGAAAAGGCCATCGATGACGGAGTCGATGTGCTTTCCATGTCCATCTTTAAGAAACAAAAAATTCACAGCAGCGGCATCGCCCAAGGCTCGTTCCGAGCGATGGAGAAAGGAATCATCTCCGTCTGCTGCGCCGGAAATCAAGGAGGGTCCGACCTTGGTATTGTGGATAATGATGCACCATGGATTCTGACCGTGGGGGCAAGCTCCATCGACAGGGTAGCGAGGGCGACCGTGAGGCTCGGTAACGGGATGGAATTTGATGGAGAATCTGCCTACCAACCGGCGAACTTCAGCAGTTCCACGATGATGCCCATCGCCTACCCCGGGGCTATCGATACAGATGTCAAGAAAGCTTGCCAGGATGGGGCGTTCGACGGCATGAACATTACAGGGAAGATCGTGCTGTGCGGGCAAGCATACAATGACCCAGTCAACAAGGGTGAGCTCGTGAAGGCCGCCGGAGGGGCCGCCCTCATAGTTCTGAACCAGAGGTGGAACAATTTCACTATCAGAGCCGATCCTCATGTCATCCCAGCTGCCCATCTGAACCACCAAGATTCGTTGAAGGTCGTAAACTACTTCTCGACAGAAAAGAACCCGACGGCCACCATAGTTTTCAAAGGCACGCTATACGGAGCCCGCCGAGCTCCAGCGGTTGCCTCCTTCTCCTCGAGAGGGCCGAGCCTGGTGAACGGCGGCATTTTAAAGCCCGATATCATCGGTCCCGGTGTAGATATTCTATCAGCATGGCACCAGGAGGTCGGACCCGACCCCTCCGGCGACACGGACAAGATATTCAACTTTGCATATGGTTGCTCCATGGCCACCCCCCATCTAGCTGGAGTTGCTGCACTGCTCAAAAGTTCCCATCCGGACTGGTCGCCAGCTGCAATTAAATCAGCAATCATGACGACGGCGCTCACGGTAGATCGTGAGGGGAAGCCCATCGCTGATGAAGCATCTGCCAATATGGATCCTGCTAGCTTCTTCGCCATGGGCGCAGGACATGTCGATCCATCCAAAGCCAGCGATCCGGGATTGATCTATGACATCAAGCCGGAGGAGTACATTGGCTACCTTTGTGGCGGCTTGAGGTACTCCGAATTCGAGGTTTTTCAGGTCGTCGGACGTCAAAACCAGTGTTCTTCTGTCAAACATATCGCAGCGGACCAGCTAAATTTGCCATCCATTTCGGTGAACCTTGGACCTGGAGTGACTTCATCGAAGATCAGAACCATAAGTCGGACTGTGACTAACGTAGGGGAGGCCAACTCAGTTTTCTCGGTGAAGGTTGATGAACCAGAAGGTGTGAGTGTGAAAGTAACTCCTCAGATGCTTCGGTTCTCTGGTCTCAATGAAGAGAAGAGCTATACCGTCGAGTTGAGCACCGACGGAAAGCCTCCAGGCAAGTACTCGGAAGGGCAACTCCGTTGGATTTCTAGCAAGCACGTCGTCAGGAGTCCCATCTCTGTCACGTTTTAA